The DNA window CTCATCCTCTTTGATGCGGACCTGGTCCACCCCTGGGAGGCGCCACATCCTGCGGAACTGGGGGATTTGGGAGTCGTTGTCCGGCAGGCGCACCATCTGCACGGTGACGTGGATGGGCGACCGCAGCTCCCGCTTTCGCTGGAGAAACGCCATGATGTTACGGCGGGTTTCTTCAAAACAGGCGCCGCTTCGGTATCGCTCGTACACCTCGGGCGTCGCGCCGTCGAAAGCCAGGATGATGTAATCCAGGCCGGCCTGCAACAGTTCGTCGATCCGGTCGCCCCGCAGCAGTGTGGCGTTGGTGGAAAAACCGGCCCGGATGCCGCGCTCCTTGCAGTAGCGCAC is part of the Acidobacteriota bacterium genome and encodes:
- a CDS encoding radical SAM protein; the protein is MTAIISSTSRCNLRCPMCPRAISEFGNADIDFDLFRKVIDEGSRYFEFAVLQGAGEPLLNKDIVRMVRYCKERGIRAGFSTNATLLRGDRIDELLQAGLDYIILAFDGATPEVYERYRSGACFEETRRNIMAFLQRKRELRSPIHVTVQMVRLPDNDSQIPQFRRMWRLPGVDQVRIKEDE